In Triticum aestivum cultivar Chinese Spring chromosome 5B, IWGSC CS RefSeq v2.1, whole genome shotgun sequence, the following proteins share a genomic window:
- the LOC123110846 gene encoding auxin-binding protein 4 isoform X2 yields MSATLLIQNSSTRCGKPKTDTREKESARKMASGHTTAASVRGPRFAGAGRRGALLLALLLAAAAALLPVAEPSCPRDNSVVKDINKMHQSNYGIGGFSHITVAGALAHGMKEVEVWLQTISAGQRTPIHRHSCEEVFVVLKGRGTLLLGSTSLPYPGTPQEIPVFQNSTFTVPVNDPHQVWNSDEHEDLQVLVIISRPPVKIFLYEDWSMPHTAAKLKFPFVWDEDCLDAPKDEL; encoded by the exons ATGTCTGCAACACTATTAATTCAGAATTCGTCGACAAGGTGCGGAAAACCGAAGACAGACACACGTGAAAAAGAAAGCGCTAGAAAGATGGCGAGTGGACACACAACAGCTGCATCCGTCCGCGGGCCCCGCttcgccggcgccggccgccgcggcgccctcctcctcgcgctgctcctcgccgccgcggccgccttACTCCCAGTAGCCGAGCCTTCCTGCCCCCGAG ACAATTCAGTCGTGAAAGATATAAACAAAATGCACCAGAGCAACTATGGAATTGGAGGATTCTCGCATATAACCGTTGCGGGCGCGCTAGCTCACGGCATGAAGGAG GTGGAGGTGTGGCTCCAAACAATTAGTGCGGGCCAGAGGACACCGATCCACAGACACTCGTGTGAGGAGGTCTTTGTTGTCCTCAAAGGGAGAGGCACTCTCTTGCTGGGGTCGACCTCACTGCCGTACCCGGGAACGCCTCAGGAAATTCCTGTCTTTCAGAATAGCACATTCACGGTTCCTGTAAATGATCCACACCAG GTTTGGAAttctgatgaacatgaagatttacAGGTGCTTGTGATCATATCGCGCCCACCTGTGAAGAT ATTTCTGTATGAAGATTGGAGTATGCCTCACACGGCAGCGAAGTTGAAGTTCCCCTTCGTCTGGGATGAGGACTGCTTAGACGCACCTAAAGATGAACTGTAG
- the LOC123110846 gene encoding uncharacterized protein isoform X1, whose product MEASRFGFGRDMAAAFKFDPTDADIVASYLLPRAVGLDKPHGHGRAVIDDDPMSLPPWDLMEKHNHGTSDQAFFFGPPRNGGRVKRVVKGGGMWQGQNGRVGTVTLFCDGAGEVDISYRRYDLTYKRAGNKDPSGWVMSEYQITSPPLLSTVLTRIGLTVAAGEQRKRQPADQEAFAQQGPDKVLAVAAAAAAAEHQRVSPPPLKSGPDAQADDGALYHDDTSVTGVEENGGHYTVPLLLNGQEYYKDKSRVKRKRRRYGA is encoded by the exons ATGGAAGCCTCGCGGTTCGGCTTCGGCCGCGACATGGCGGCGGCGTTCAAGTTCGACCCCACCGACGCCGACATCGTCGCCTCCTACCTCCTCCCCCGCGCGGTCGGCCTCGACAAGCCCCACGGCCACGGGCGCGCCGTCATCGACGACGACCCCATGAGCCTCCCGCCGTGGGACCTCATGGAGAAGCACAACCACGGGACCAGCGACCAGGCCTTCTTCTTCGGGCCTCCCAGGAACGGGGGCCGCGTCAAGCGCGTCGTCAAGGGCGGCGGCATGTGGCAAGGGCAGAATGGCAGGGTCGGGACCGTCACCCTGTTCTGCGATGGCGCCGGCGAGGTGGACATCAGCTACAGGAGGTACGACCTCACCTACAAGCGCGCGGGGAACAAGGACCCCAGCGGCTGGGTCATGAGCGAGTACCAGATCACCTCGCCTCCGCTCTTGAGCACGGTGCTCACCCGCATCGGATTGACCGTCGCCGCCGGGGAGCAGAGGAAGCGACAGCCGGCCGACCAGGAG gcGTTTGCTCAGCAGGGCCCTGACAAGGTGCTGGCCGtcgcagccgctgccgccgccgccgaacatCAACGGGTGTCACCACCGCCATTGAAGTCAGGCCCTGACGCGCAAGCTGACGATGGTGCTCTCTACCATGACGATACTAGCGTCACCGGCGTGGAGGAGAACGGTGGGCACTACACTGTTCCGCTTCTGCTCAACGGCCAAGAGTACTACAAGGACAAGAGCCGCGTCAAACGCAAACGGCGGCGATATGGGGCATGA
- the LOC123110847 gene encoding dipeptidyl aminopeptidase 4 codes for MRSLDVAGAERSDQHNRKKPRRETEMPLAGSIVAGSSGDCGGIEESGGCLSMRVEDIVQHPLPGYGAPVALSFSPDDRRVAFLYSPDGTLHRKVFTFDPAKGRQELLFAPPDGGGLEEGNLSAEERLRRERSRERGLGVTRYEWRARRSGGPSSRAGIVVPLPSGVYFQDLSGSEPVLKLQSSSTSPIIDPHLSPDGTMIAYVRDDELQCKTYNFGFDDGETRQLTYGARESGKVHGLAEYIAQEEMERKMGFWWSPDSKHLAFTEVDSSAIPLYRIMHQGKSSVGLDAQEDHAYPFAGAANVKVRLGVVSSGGGEVTWMDLLCGEPNGAHDDEEYLARVNWMHHNSLAVQVLNRAHTKLKLLKFDIATGKREVLLEEEHDIWITLHDCFTPLDNGVSSKHPGGFIWASEKTGFRHLYLHDKNGECLGPITQGDWLVDQIAGVNESSGLIYFTGTMDGPLETNLYCTNLFPDWSLPLQAPKRLTRGTGRHSVILDHQLLRFIDVYDSVKSPPVILLCSLLDGSVIMPLYEQPLTVQPLKKFQQLSPEMVQFTGKDGTSFYGTLYLPDEKKYGPPPYKTLVNVYGGPSVQLVSDSWISTVDMRAQYLRSKGILVWKMDNRGSARRGLHFEGQLKYNIGRVDAEDQLAGTEWLIKQGLAKPGHIGLYGWSYGGFLSAMCLSRFSDTFCCAVSGAPVTAWDGYDTFYTEKYLGLPSEHSDAYEYGSIMHHVKNLRGKLLLIHGMIDENVHFRHTARLINSLMAERKSYEILLFPDERHMPRQLDDRIYMEERIWDFVERSL; via the exons ATGCGATCGCTTGACGTGGCGGGGGCGGAGAGGTCGGATCAGCACAACCGCAAGAAGCCGCGCCGCGAGACGGAGATGCCCCTAGCCGGCTCCATCGTCGCCGGTAGCAGCGGTGACTGCGGAGGCATTGAGGAATCCGGTGGGTGTCTCAGCATGCGGGTGGAGGATATCGTGCAGCACCCCCTGCCTGGCTACGGGGCGCCGGTAGCGCTCAGCTTTAGCCCCGACGACCGGCGAGTGGCCTTCTTGTACAGCCCCGACGGAACGCTCCACCGCAAGGTGTTCACCTTCGACCCCGCCAAGGGCCGCCAGGAGCTGCTCTTCGCTCCCCCTGACGGCGGCGGGCTCGAGGAGGGCAATCTATCCGCCGAGGAGCGGCTCCGCCGCGAGCGTTCCCGGGAGCGTGGCCTTGGGGTCACTCGGTACGAGTGGCGTGCCCGTCGCTCTGGCGGCCCCTCTTCTCGTGCGGGCATTGTCGTGCCTCTCCCCTCAGGG GTTTACTTTCAGGACCTGTCTGGCTCTGAACCAGTACTCAAGCTACAAAGTTCTTCCACATCACCAATTATTGACCCACATCTATCTCCAGATGGGACCATGATTGCATATGTCAGGGATGATGAACTGCAGTGCAAGACATATAACTTTGGTTTTGATGATGGCGAAACTAGGCAATTGACCTACGGTGCAAGAGAAAGTGGAAAG GTCCATGGACTTGCTGAGTATATTGCTCAG GAAGAGATGGAAAGGAAGATGGGATTCTGGTGGTCTCCTGATAGTAAACACCTTGCATTTACTGAAGTAGATTCATCTGCCATTCCACTATACAGAATTATGCATCAGGGCAAAAGTTCTGTTGGTCTAGATGCTCAAGAAGATCATGCTTATCCCTTTGCTGGAGCAGCTAATGTTAAAGTGCGCCTTGGAGTTGTTTCTTCCGGTGGAGGAGAGGTAACTTGGATGGATCTCCTTTGCGGAGAACCAAATGGAGCACATGATGATGAAGAATATCTAGCTAGGGTTAACTGGATGCATCATAATTCTCTTGCTGTTCAAGTTCTCAATAGAGCTCACACAAAACTTAAGCTACTTAAGTTTGATATTGCCACCGGTAAAAGGGAAGTCTTACTtgaagaagagcatgatatatggATAACATTACATGATTGTTTCACTCCTCTAGACAATGGAGTGAGCAGTAAACATCCAGGTGGGTTTATTTGGGCCAGTGAGAAGACAGGATTTAGACACTTGTATCTTCATGACAAGAATGGTGAGTGCTTAGGCCCTATCACGCAAGGTGACTGGTTGGTCGACCAAATTGCTGGTGTCAATGAGAGTTCTGGACTTATATATTTTACCGGAACAATGGATGGACCATTGGAGACAAATCTGTACTGCACCAACCTCTTTCCTGATTGGAGCCTTCCATTACAAGCCCCTAAGAGGTTGACTCGTGGAACTGGACGGCATTCAGTAATTCTTGACCATCAGTTGCTAAGGTTTATTGATGTGTATGACTCAGTAAAATCACCACCTGTGATCCTGTTGTGTTCTTTGCTTGATGGAAGTGTAATAATGCCTCTGTATGAGCAGCCACTAACAGTTCAGCCACTTAAAAAGTTTCAGCAGCTGTCTCCAGAGATGGTCCAGTTTACAGGAAAGGATGGGACTTCATTTTATGGAACTCTCTATCTTCCCGATGAGAAGAAATATGGACCGCCTCCCTACAAAACACTTGTTAATGTTTATGGTGGTCCCAGTGTCCAGCTCGTTAGTGATTCATGGATTAGCACTGTTGACATGAGGGCTCAGTATCTGCGAAGTAAGGGAATATTAGTCTGGAAG ATGGACAACCGGGGATCTGCACGGCGAGGTTTGCATTTTGAGGGACAGCTTAAGTACAACATTGGTCGTGTCGATGCTGAGGATCAACTAGCTGGTACTGAGTGGTTAATAAAGCAAGGCCTTGCGAAGCCTGGACATATTGGTCTGTATGGCTGGAGTTACGGTGGTTTTCTCTCAGCAATGTGTCTATCGAGGTTTTCCGACACATTCTGCTGCGCCGTGTCTGGTGCCCCAGTGACTGCATGGGACGGGTACGACACCTTTTACACAGAGAAGTACCTGGGTCTGCCCTCAGAGCATAGTGATGCTTACGAGTACGGGTCAATCATGCACCATGTGAAGAATCTCAGGGGGAAGCTGCTCCTCATCCACGGGATGATTGACGAGAATGTGCATTTCAGGCACACGGCTAGGCTCATCAACAGTTTGATGGCGGAACGCAAGTCGTACGAGATCCTCCTCTTCCCTGATGAGAGGCACATGCCACGCCAGCTAGACGACCGGATCTATATGGAGGAGAGGATCTGGGATTTTGTGGAGAGAAGCCTATGA